From the Halobacterium zhouii genome, the window CGACGCGCTCGAAGCGACCGACGGCGACCTCGCCGCTGCCATCGAGCGACTCGAGTGATCCTCGTCGTCTGCGACGACCGGGAGTTCCTCTGTGCGCCCGGTGACGAGGTGCACTCCGACCTCGGCGTGCTCGACGTCCCGGAGGACGTCGAACCCGGCGAGACGGTCGAGACGCATCTCGGCGAGGAGTTCACGGTGCGCTCGCTCCGCGGACCGGACCTGTTCAACCACCTCGAACGCACCGGCGCGCCGATGATGCCCAAGGACATCGGCCTCGTCGTCGGGCACACGGGTGCAGCGGCCGGCGACCGCGTGCTCGACGCCGGGACCGGAACCGGCGTGCTCTCGGCGTACCTCGGCCGACTCGGCGCCGACGTGGTGACCTACGAGCGTGACCCGGAGTTCGCAGACGTCGCGCGGGAGAACATGGACCTCGCTGAGGTCGCGGACCGCGTCGACGTCCGCACGGGTGACGTCACCGAATCCCTCGATGACCTCTCCGGATTCGACCTCCTCACGCTCGACACACAGAACGCCCCGGACGTCGTCGCTCGCGCGCCCGAACTGCTCGTCTCCGGCGGCTACGTCGCGGTGTACTCGCCGTTCGTGGAGAACGCGCGGGCGGCGAGCGAGGCCGCTCGGGAGGCGGGCCTCGCGGACGTGCAGACGCTGGAAACCATGCAGCGCCGCATGGACTTCGACGAGCGTGGCTCCCGGCCGTCGACGAGCGGCGTCGGCCACACCGGCTACCTGCTGTTCGCACGGAACAACTGACCGACAACTCCGATTCGGGGGCGACTCGTCGTCCTTCTGCATCCGCCGCCCGCGTGCGTTCAGAACATCGACGCGGCTATCGGTTCAGTTGTCGTCCTCCCGCCACCGGTGCTCGCACTCTGTGCAGATGAAAAAGCGCGTCTCGGATTCGTCCGCCGAGCGAATCTGCTGCATGTACCAGTACGCCTCGTCGTTCTCGCAGTTGGGGCAGACGACTGTCGTCTTCGGGAGGCCCTTGTCCTCGGCCCCGCTAACGTCGACGATTTCGGTGTCCTCCTGGCCCTCGGTGACGACGTAGGAGGCGTCGGGGTCCTTGGGTTGTTTGTTCCCGCAGCTCCCACAGACCCACAGGCCGTCCTCGGCTTTCATCATCGAACCGCACTCGTCGCAGAACTCCATGCCATGTTCGTAGGACACGCGGCGCAGTTAAGCGCCCGGATTCGCTCTTCGTCGGTTGCGTCCCGGGCCCGCGGACTCACCCTCGCGTACTCGACTGTCCCTCGCCTTCGGACTGCCTACTCGACTACCCTTCGCCTTCTGACTGCCCCGGTTCGCCGACAGCCTCCGTCGGCAGGTGGTTGTACACGACCGTCTGGAGGTCCTCGGCGTCGTCGAACGTGTCGTCGTTCGCGCGCCCGAGAACGTCAGCGAGCGGTTCCTCACCGTCCGCGTACAGCAACACCACGTCGTCGAACGCGGCGACGACTTCCTCCTGGGTCACCGGATACGAGAGCGTCTCCAGTTCGCGCCGGAGGTCGCTCAGCTTCACTTCGTGTTCCATGACATCGAGAACCACGTCTATCGCCCTAACTGTTTCCCGACCCCGCACAGGGACGGGGTCGTGACGTGGACTTCGCGTTCCAGAACTGTGAAACGAGGGGCGCGCGTACCGCCGTCCAATGAGTTTTTTCGACACTGACCGGCGTGTCCTCGTGCTGGCGCTGGCCCGGATGGCCGACGCAGTCGGGAACTCGTTTCTCATTATCGTGCTCCCCGCGTACATCGGCGCGCACGGTCCTGTCGACGTGTCTGCGTTCACGGGGCCGCTCTCCATCCTCGGCGTCGACGTGTTGCGGGTGACGGACTCACTGCTCGTCGGTCTCGCGCTCTCCCTGTTCGGCTTCCTGAACAGTTTCATGCAACCGTTCACGGGCAGGTGGTCCGACCGCGCCGGCAAGCGCAAGGTGTTCATCCTCGCCGGACTCGCCCTGCTCGGCGGCGCCTCCGGCGCGTACGCGTTCGTCGACGACTACCAGTTGGTGCTCGCACTCCGCATGCTTC encodes:
- a CDS encoding transcription factor S encodes the protein MEFCDECGSMMKAEDGLWVCGSCGNKQPKDPDASYVVTEGQEDTEIVDVSGAEDKGLPKTTVVCPNCENDEAYWYMQQIRSADESETRFFICTECEHRWREDDN
- a CDS encoding DUF5789 family protein yields the protein MEHEVKLSDLRRELETLSYPVTQEEVVAAFDDVVLLYADGEEPLADVLGRANDDTFDDAEDLQTVVYNHLPTEAVGEPGQSEGEG
- a CDS encoding methyltransferase domain-containing protein, which encodes MILVVCDDREFLCAPGDEVHSDLGVLDVPEDVEPGETVETHLGEEFTVRSLRGPDLFNHLERTGAPMMPKDIGLVVGHTGAAAGDRVLDAGTGTGVLSAYLGRLGADVVTYERDPEFADVARENMDLAEVADRVDVRTGDVTESLDDLSGFDLLTLDTQNAPDVVARAPELLVSGGYVAVYSPFVENARAASEAAREAGLADVQTLETMQRRMDFDERGSRPSTSGVGHTGYLLFARNN